TATTCCAACTGATGGCTAGTATTTCTGTTTAATTGGTTCTTTCATCCCTTGATCCATCctcttttctattttatttgacACTTTGTTTCCTGTGGGAACTTCTTACGTTCCCGCAAGGCACACTCGGTAATtgcttttttaataaaattttggggGGAGAGTTTCACTCCCTCCCACTTCTCAAAAGTTATATTTATCGGAATTTATATCCATGTGGATTCATTTATATCGGAATTTATATCTATAGTGCTCACATAAtttccctatatatatatatgcatctcATAACTAGGTCAACCAATGCTAATGAGATAATCTATCTTGTTTTAACTAATTTAAACATATCTATTGTTTTACATCCAACTAATTCATGTTATCTGTTAATCTTAATTTTCTGCTGGTGCAGATCCTTCAAACGTCAACCTCATCATAGGTGAGTCCCTGTAAACTCTTAACAGACTTTCGTAGGAAAGCACTCCACTGAACCAGTCATCTAACATAACATTTAATGATAGATGACCAACAAAACAGTCAAGACGTGGCTTTCTCCGGAAATTCTCAGTAGAGCATTCTCTCTTGCACCCCCAACCTAATTTGTTCTCTCTCTTTTATCCTTCCtacctcctcttctcttctttccaatATCATAAATTTATTCCTTCATAAAATTGGGTGGAAGGGGGATAACTCCCTccctttttataaaaaataaaaaaaataaagtaaaaagaaGGGCATGGTATAAACAGTTTATTCATTAGACCTCACCTATAAAATTTCCATGTGACTTTTTTAAGTATTCGAGATGGAGTGACTCTTAGGAGGAACTGCATGACATTGGTAAAAACTGCAGCCGGACTTGGTCGCATATGAGGATGAGAGGCCTTCTCGATGATATATAACAATAATTTTACCATTTTTTCCTCTTGCAACTGAGTGTGGCAGGACAAATTGTGCTAACTACTGCATTGTTTTGCTTCAGGCTTATCTCTTGGTGCATTTGTCGTACTTGTGTCGGTGGCATTCAGTCTAGTCTACATCTTTAGAAAATCTGACAAGGAAAAAGAAGTACGTTTAAAGGTAGAAATGTTTCTTGCAACCTACAGGGCCACAAAACCCACGCGATACTCATTTGCTGATGTTAAAAAGATGACAAAGCATTTTAAGCATAAATTAGGCCAAGGTGGATTTGGAACCGTGTATAAAGGAGAGCTACCAAATGGGATTCCAGTGGCAGTTAAGACGCTGATAAAATCTAAAGGGGAGGGAGAAGACTTCATCAATGAAGTAGCCACAGTTGgaagaatccaccatgcaaatgtgGTTCGTCTTTTGGGATTTTGTTCAGAAGGAACATGGCGTGCACTTATTTATGAATTTATGCCAAATGAGTCACTAGAGaagtatatttttgataaaagaaacaaaacagaTCATCAACCATTGGACATCAAAAAGCTGCAAGAGATCGCTATTGGGATTGCTCAGGGTATCGAGTATTTGCACCAGGGATGCAGTCAGCGCATCCTACATTTTGACATCAAACCTCACAATATTTTATTGGACCATAACTTTAATCCAAAGATTTCAGATTTTGGCCTTGCAAAGCTATGCTCAAGAGACCAGAGTATTATCACGATGACTGCTGCGAGGGGAACAATGGGCTACATTGCACCCGAGATCTATTGTAGAAATTTTGGAACAGTGTCTTATAAATCAGATGTCTATAGTTTTGGAATGTTGGTGCTGGAAATGGTGGGTGGGAGAAAGAATGTTGATCCTGAAATCGAGAAAACAAGCGAGATATATTTTCCAGAGTGGGTATATGGCCAGATAGTACAAGGTCATGATCTAGGATTGGTGATGCAGAGGAACGGAGTTGAAGAAGATATCGCCAAAAAGCTTGCTATAATAGCATTGTGGTGCATAcagtggaatccaatggatcggCCCTCCATGACAAAAGTGATTCACATGCTGATGGAAAATTTGGAGAGCTTGGAGATACCTCCCACGCCTTTCGTCTCCTCCACTGGCCAAAAGAATGGCGTGTAAACAAAATACAGATTTCAAGAGAAGACTCAGTTGACATACCACAGAATACTATAAATGTTCCACCCTATCAATActgtaaaatattatatttatactttTCATATCTTACTCCTAGTCTTCTACTTAACTATCATGACTTTCTGTAAGTGATTTTTATAAATAATGCCtagaaataatttaataaaagaaTTGATTGTCCCTCGAGATGAACAGTAGCTAGTAGAAAACCTTAAAACGATGGAGGGTAATAAAAAGTTTCAAATTTAGTGACAGATGCACTAAAATTATAACTAGTGCCAGTAATATATTTGCCAACTTGGTCAGACTCAAAGTCCGAAACCCCTTTGCAAGAAAATGAGTTCATAGGCATTCTGATGACTTAACAAGATTTGGGCCCAATTCAAACATGATCGTGCCATAAAAATCATGTTAAATAGATTCACATAAAATAAAATTCACTAGAAAATTGGAATATTTTTTTGCCAGAATATTTTCATTGCTGTCTGTAAAGCATGTTTTTGGGAAGCAAGGAAGTAATAAAAACTTTCTgcaaaatattttgatctaaataatcTTAAAAGTATTATATCTAAATTTCTCTGCCTCTATAGTCTTTTTAAAACATCAGTTGCTTAGTATTATGAagtatagattattttttatgctcatcaaagaacaaaaaaaaaaaaaattcaaccagCCATGTAAATTCAGCAGATTATTGACCATTTTTCCAAGCACCAAGGTGCCTCTGGCGTTGAGGCCAGGTATGAGCTAGCCTCCATGTCGCCCAAGTTGAAACCACCCCATCTGCTTCTATGCACATCAATCCCGATCGAGGTCATGGATTCTTCCGTTGCTGCATCCTAATCTCGCCCTTTAGATCCCAGATTCGGATGATTTAATTCCTAGTTCAAATGAAGGAAAGAGATTAGCACATGCTGTAGCCTTTCTTGTCATgagatattttaattatttcaaaattcttTACAAATGTACATTTTCTTGCAAACATTGTTTCCTGTTCAATttcattctctttcaaaaaaaaaaaaaaagggaaaagaaaaaggaacaaaGAAAAGAAGCAAAGTAGCgaactagaaaaataaaaatgtttCTAGATTTGATTGCACATTATCCAGTCATCTTCCTGGCAATCCAGAGTCCTGCGAATCACACTATAATTTGCATGCTAATTTATTGTGTTATATTTTCCTGCTGGCATTACTTTGTTGGTTTCCTAGGCAGGAACatgttattgaaattttttgcctgaggatgtaaaaagaaaaattagagtaGATAAGATACAGGAGCGCCACAATCTTTAATGCATCAGCCTGTAGTCTTAGGGAACCCCCTGTTGATACCTTTCAGCACCACACACTAATAATTTCTTCTGATTTTCTCTCGGAGAAGACAGATGTCTTCGACAAGAGAGATGCTATTTTAAGACAAACAGGTCTCACTCCTTCCCCTCATCCAGATTAGCATCCAAGTCCGATCCCAAAAGCTGTCCCATGAGCCATTTGCAGTACGCCAACTAGGAGGTCGAACTGGATGTCACTTTGTGTTATTGTATATCATCAAGATTGAAGTTCTATatttcatcagaaaaaaaaaaaaaaagattgaagttCTATATAAATGGATGGCAGTTTACTAAATAATCCGGCAAAACACATATTTGTTTCGATTAGGCTTTTGTCCGTTTGTCCTCTTTatctttagatcaaatttttgaaaaatttgtaCCTGTGTAGCTTTCGCTTTTGCTTGTCCAAGCAACTCTTGCCTTAACATGATCTGGGATGGCATGCtcccctttttttatttttttatatgatgtcatgtttattttgatgaaaagagaaggaaaatcaatccaaatttattaaaaaaaaaaaaaaaaaaaaccaatccaaatttattaagaaaaaataaagtaCAAAAGGATCCTTAAGAAAAGAGGAGCCCCCCATCACcactgaaatttaaatttcaaattccccCTAGCATCCAATcaatatttaaaattcaaattcccctatataaataaaaatactaatttttaaattctgaaatttaaatttcaaaaataagataCCTCCTTCATGCTACCGACAGGGGTAGAGCATTGCCAACCATTAGAAGAAAATCATCGATTCAACTTGCctcaagagaagagaggaagatctAAACCCAGTCTGCAGCCTAGAAAAGGAGGTCTGACAACTGTTTAATGGCTGGATCTACCTGCCAACCTAGAGAGGAGAGGATTGCTGATAACACCAAAACTCCGAAAGAGAAGATAAAGAGACTTTCGAATGGAGGAGATGGTTAACTGCCGAAGGGGTTTAATCAAcgcaagagagagaaaagaggagagagaaatgagaagaatttTCATGACTCATTTAGGCACGGCACCAAAAAAAAGCACGAATCTAGCAATCGGAGAAGAGTGGGTGCCGGCCACAACACCAATAGCATTGGAAAAAAGGAGAGAAGCACAGAGAAGGCATCCAGCATTCGACATCCGGAAGAATGAGAAGttgagagagagggaaggaagaggggCTTCCAATGGCAGGCCCACTATCGAGAAAGGCTGGCGAACATCCTGATCCCAGCGCTTGGAGACAAAAGAAATGGACTACCttagaggaaggaaagaagatgaaggagagagagaggggggaggattTAGTTCCCAATCAAGGAAGATAGAGATCCTTAGAGCCGAAGGAAAGAAGCAGAGAAGAGAGAACGGAGAGGAATGGGGGGGCCCGACCAACCATACCGCAGGTGAGAAATCAAGTGCAAATTCCAACGATTGACCCACCATCAAGAAAGGCCAGTGATAACCCATAAAAAGTCCAATAGGAAAGAGAGGATAAGGGGCTCGACTCCCAATCGAAAATGGCCTTATCAATCGTCAAGAAAAACCAATGAAGAGATAGAAAGAGAGGATGGGGGAAAGAAGCTCGACTACTAACCGAAAATGCCCAAGCTCACCACTGAAATGGGCCAGTGAAGATAGAGAAATAGAGGATGAGGGAATAAGTGAGCATCCAACCGAATTGGCCCACCAACGTtggaaaaagaggaagagggaggtaGAGAAGATAGGGAGAGAGAAGAaacgagaaaaaggagagagagagaggaaaacacTAGTAGAAATAAATGTTTCATGGATGAACAATTTCATcagaaaaattcataaaatctatcaaaatatgtaTTTCTGACAGATTTTTTTGATGGATTCTCATCTGTCAGAAAAATCATATCAGTAATTTTTTTATGACAGATCGTATCcatcagaaaattttttgatagatttGTGACAAATAATCTGTTAGAAATATACTTTCCACATTCTCCAATGCATgttttttttgtcaaaaaaatataattgtaATAGAATTTCTTGATAGataattcatcaaaaaattttttgacaaactatccatcaaaaaaaaaaattacaacttGATACTCATACTAATAGATTTtccataagaaaaattttgacagaatatctatcaaaaatctatcactatTGTATTTAAATTTCTTTCCATCCACTAACAAATAATTCATCGCAAAATTTACTGATAAGAAATCTATCAAAAATCtgtcaaaaatttataaatcttaaaTGAATATCAAATTTAATAAAACAAAATATTGAGATTCACGCATTATTATTCAACCAATTACACATATTTAAGATCTAAAGTTTACCATCAATTAcattaaaatatatcaaatacCATAACTAAAAATTCTTCGCATACTTATAAAAGTgcattatatatataaatgttaaatctaaaatattaaaTGTCTAGTCAATCAGCAACTAGAGGATCATTATCATCATGAGGAGAATGTGAAAATTGGCCTAAAGATGGCATCTCCATGCCCTTTGAATGTGTCTAAACTTCAAACAAGTGAGAAATCTGAACCATCATCTAAGCGACAACTCGTGTCTTTATCTTGACTGTCCCTACCATCGCTCGCTCCTCCATCCATTTGTTGAGCATCTCCTCAAATTGCTCCTGTATCCAATTAGACTGAAATGAAGAGCTGTTTGACTGTGCAGGAGTAGGATGCGGAAGGACCTCCAAGTATGGATATTGCTCCTACAACTTATAGAAGAGAAATACTAAAGCAGCCAACTTGTGAAGCAAATAAATTGGAGCGAAGATACAGGATATGTAGAGAGATCCATAAGTTACCTGCAACATATAGAAGAGAAGATCCATTTGGAAAGAGAGCGATTGACCTTATGGACCTTGCGAGATGGCCATCTGGAGATTCCATGGTGCCTATAGATATGTTTCATGGTTGTAATGCAAACTGTGAAACCATAAAATAACTAGTTTCAGATACATGATGCTCCACCATAACATATGTAAAATGAAAAATACATGATTATCTGTTTTGAGATTGCAAGTGCAACAAACAAAGGTAGAATTTTCAGAAAACTAGCATTATGCACATGCAATGTATGTGACCCTACATAAATTGTTGATGAGCATTGAGGTTCTATAAAGACTCACTATTGTAtgttaagaaaattaaaattttgaaaacagtTGAATCTAGTGGTTGAGTCAACATCCCAGGACTTCCCGTTATATGAGTAAGAAGATAAACAAGCAGAGGCCAATTGTACATCATGAATTGCACTGAGACAACAGAGGAGGAAAAAAATAACGATGATTATTTCGTAAAGGCACATTGCATTAATGACATTATTTAAAATCCATAAATACTGCTAAGTAAGAGCTTATAAAAAAGACTGGAGGCATCAGTTGCACGCTTAAGCTTCCCTCCAAGGCTTTTGCAGGATCTTTCAGGCTCCCAGCAAAATACTGTTGGAGAACCTCTAGACTAATTGTTTTCTCAGCTTTACCTTGTCTCCTTTCAAGTGGCCTATCATTTTTATTGACCAAGGAAGAACAAGGAGTTCCAGTACCACTTGAATCAACAACAATCTTTGTATTCCTTTCATCATTAGCATCTGTCAGGAAATGTTGTTCTGACAACTCAGGAATTGCATTCTTCTCTTTCTGCATCTCATTAAGGCCCTCAACAGGATTACATTCAAGGAAAGTATGAAGACCATTCTCACGGCTTCAAATACAGATTGGTTTAGGTTCCGATCGATTTTTGACTCTCAATTTCAAGCATGTCAATAACTTCAAGAGATGATCCTTCTTGTAGTTCTACATCAGTGATAACTTTTAGGATACAAAAACATTTTTCCATCATGGTTGTCATTGACTACGACAATGCCAGTTGTTCACCAACATTCTTGCAGTCAAGAGACAGGAAGAACTCGAATACATAATCATCATGTCCAGTCTGAGTAGTCTGTAAGCATAGAGCAAAACAGCAGGCCAATCCAAACATTTGAGCATAATGGACCAGAGGATACTCAATTTTGGAGAACTGAGTAATATCTTTAAAGAAACATGGCCTCCATGATGTGAATGCCCTACCTGCGACACCTTGTCCCTTTTGAAGATGATGTTCCACACGTCTCCCTGAATCCCCACATGTGAGCATCAATGACATGAAATGCCACATCAGTTGTTGACATGCAGACTTGTCCCGTGCAAGTACCATCAAAGCTGGAGCAATTCTTTTCCAAACCACCACCATGTGCAAGAATCCTACCATGTCTGCAAAGAACCCATGTCCGAGCCAAAGGCAACTTACTTTCTTCACAGACCATGGTgaggattttcaatatttcagccAAAGCAGCTTGGCGTCCCTCATTGCATATCTAGTTCAGGAAAGAGAGAATAACATGTACTTGAGAAGAAATCAAATGAAATAATTTAAGCTGCTGTTGCAAAAATTTATGACTCATCTAAACATTCAGATGGTCAAGAAAATCATAACTTTTTAGATTTACTGCAATTATGTTACTGAAAGGAGAGTCAAAAGGAAAAGGAAACAGCATAATTAGACATCCTTCAAAAAATCGTCCACTTCAGTGAACGGGCCAACAATGAGGCCACAACATGGCTTATCTTTCTTTTTAAGTCAAGAATGTTTATGCCTCATCATAGAGATACCCAGATAACATTTTGATTGGTACCAACAGTTCATAACTATcctcaacattaaaaaaaaaggtACTTCCTTCATTTTCTTGCTAATTTAAAAATAGAACTTTGTTAAATTATAAATTACATAGTCAAATTTAAAACACTACTTTTCTGAGCACCTAAGTAATTTTAAATATGTAATCATTTTTAATTAATGTAATTACAGAAATTACCATAAGCTAATTTCAGTTATAACAGAGACAGCATTGTTCTCTTGATAATTTGGTGTCGCTCATCATCCACTATCCACCCCCCAACATGCACATCAAAGAACAAGAAAACAAAAGCTTCTACACTTGATATCTGTCTGTCCTATTTAAAAATACAAGCTTTGTCAAGAAAAGCTTTTCGCAAACTCTCCTCAATAACTTTGATTGGGATAGTGTCTGTAATTGGGATGCTAAGCATCAATGACCCCATATGTAGCTAATCTGGATGATCACCAGCCAACAATCAGCCACATGAAACTGAATGGATTCTGACAGTGAGCCACCCCAGTGGCACAGTAAATCAAATTGTTTGAGACCTGAGTAGCCAAAGAAATTAACCTGTTCTGGAACCTAGATTTCGATCATAAAACTTGTCattgaagaaaaatatgaatgaggGTTGAAATTATTGGTCCAGAAATCTCACATTAGCGGGCGTTGCTTTTCTTGTTCCAAGACAAATAAGTTGGATCACCACGGGGCTTGCAAACAGAAATCATAAGAAAGGATAACATATACTTAAACCTTAAGGGGAGACTATGACTTAATGTATTGCTATACAGCATAATTGCATTAGTTAGAAAGTCACTGCTGCAAAACCAACTTGTTATTGACATGATAAACCGAATGCTTCAAACATAACATATTACAACAGAGATACAGAAATTACAAGAAAAAACAATGGATAGGAATGAAGAGATCATCCTGATATGCAGCTGTTATCAACATATTGAAAGTACGCAATCTTTCAAGACACGTCATTATGTTAAAAGGAATGCTATCATGCCAGTGTAGAAATTTACTTTGGGTATTTCACATGAATCAAAGCAAACAAGACAGATCAGAATGAAGGAGGTGCCAGTGGCAATATAGGCCATCCCAAGGAAACCATTTTTGCCTCCCAGCCAATTGGATGTAGTAAGaacaatctttttctttcttcccctcAAAGCTGTAAGTATAGTACTTGTTGACAAGATGTACTATTATGATCTCATCACCATCTATATCCACTTCAATTATACCATACAGTGTCCTGAAGGTAGGCAGAGCAGCAGTACGCATCCACACTATGAGATCCTCTTAGTCGCTCAACTACTTGCAGGAAACAAAATGTAATCCAGCAAATTTTCTGGAAGCAACAAAAACAAATGCATACATGAAATCACGGGACTTGGGATGTGCATGAAAGCACCCATAGAACAGGAATGTCTATGAAAGCACATCCCAAAGAAATGACGGCAATCGGACACACCCACCCAGTCCTAGCTTACAGGAACAAAAAGGCATTTTCTAATCATCAGAAGATGGGAAAAGGGAGGGAAGGAACCCTAGAAAACAAAAACAGAAAGGAAAGGCAAATCCATCACTGCTCTGCTCCTTttcttaaaacaaaaaaaaaaaaaaaaaaatcaatattcaGAAGGAAGTAGcggaaaaaagatagaaaattagGAACTTAACTCGCTCTAACTCCGGCCACCACCCTCCGCCCCATAACGCTGAAGGGCCTCTCCAGTAAGCCGGCAGATCCGCCACTGTAGCAGCACCTCCACCCCCCTCTCCTCATGGAAGCTAATCGCATTCACGTTCCAATCGAGCACGCACCAGTCCACCCTCCCCATCCCCATCTTCGCAGCCTGCGCCGCAACCACCGACAGAAGCATTCGACCAAGCCCCCTTCACCGCCACGCCGCCCTCACAaatatatcatccacgtacagccCCAGCTTCGCCAGGAAGGTTGAGTAGTTCGGGAAGCACAGCACGAACCCCACCGCCCCTCCGCCGCGCGGCGACGCGAACTCCACCGCCTTCGGGTCCTCCAGCACTTCAGCTCCACCCGCCGAACAATCGGGCAGAAGAGAGAGGGGTTCGCCGCGTCCTTGTGCTCTTCATCGCCTTTGGAGAAGAGATTCGGGGAGCGCTCGAGGATGAGCACGGTGAAGGACAGGAAGCCTGGAGGTTGGGGAGAGGGgaagagggtggaggagagggagGGCTTGATGGCGGAGAAGAGGTGGGTCAGCTTCTCGAACAACACCAGCTGGTGGATAAGACGGTGGATGTGGGGGATGTCCCGGCTGTTGGCGAGACGGATCCGAGCCCACACAGCGGCTGGTTGAACCGGTGCGGCAGCGGTGGCGGCGGAGGAGAAGAACATGGTGAAGTCGCGAGGGTTTTGAGGAAAGGGGTTTGGGATGTGGGTTGCTCAGGGTTGTGGGTGCTAGGGATCATGAACAACGAAGTACAGTTAAGGCCCTCCATTAATAACATTCTAACTAATATTTTTGGATATTGTTGGGGACATCAAAAACTATCAAAGCTAACTAATTTCATAGGCTATATTgagttttttttcctttttttggtaaAAGGGCCGAAGGTGTGTATTAAGCAACAGATACTATATTGAGTTTAATGGAGGGGAATTGGCCTCATGTCTATCAAATTTTGCATTGTAGTCACTCAAGTTTGATAAATTTCAAGTAAAATCAGTTCGACCAACTTGtgagaagaattaattaatatgataatatttatatataaaaaaattatataaatataaattacataaaaaatagataattttattataatctattttataataaatatttactCATACTTAATAACTCAGTAGCCAATTCAATTAATCATCTATTATTTATTGACAAATTATATTTTGTAAACTAAAATTAAACTAAGCCAATATACTAATCATGGCAACTTTTTGATATTGCATATGTATAGTATATTTTTTTGGGACAACATCTTATGCTGTCATAACTAATATACTAATCATAATGGTTTTATAGTAATGCATTACATATCGCCACAAAGAGTATCTTttttataatgatattttatattatcataaataatatacaaatcatgataactttttaGTTACACTGTATATTGTCATAAATAGTAtctttttatgataatataaattattatcacaaataatatactattagtCATAACTTTCTAGTAACGCttatatattatcataaatagtaTAATTTTTATGATGGCACGTGATGTTCttacaaataatatattatttatgatgattttttAGCCACGAGTAATATATCATCACTACAAATTAATCTCTTATGACAATATTATATGTTATCACTATTATACTCAATATTAATGACAAATGTTAATATCATCACTATAGACTTAGCGCAGTAacaactttttagatcattactaTTGTGTCACCACTATTACTCTCAATTCTTGTCATATTCTCTTATTTCTATctgattttttctaaatttttcctctgatttttttggagttttttatttattttttctctacttCTTTCATCCTCAAGAACCTTAATCAAATGAAGGAGCAATCAAACAGAAAACATGGTGTTCAAATAGGGAAGCTTAGTCAATGGGAAAATAAGGGTTTTGAGTTGGATTTATATAGAAGGGTTTAAGTAGTATAAATAGTTTATCAATCATGGTATAAGTATGTCTTGGTTAGGTTTTGATGGCTAAAGTAGTGAATAAATTATCTAAGGATTTAGAGTTCAAATCCTTCCATTTATCCATCACAAAATTTCAAACTTGTGTTATTAATTTTTGATAGATTATCCATCACAAACTTATGATgttaattattgactaattatccaTCACAAAATTTATCATACTTATGATGTTAATTTCTAACAAATTATCCAtcacaaaatttatttcaaatttttgatagcTCTTCTATTAGAAatagatattttaataatttaaaaattattaaaattatgtttctgatgaaagttttggttagaaaTATTACTGATAAATAATTTAACACAAAATTAGtcccaaatattttttatattatttagattttttaaaaaaattcagacaGATGTTTTAACAGATGTTCTGATGAAGTTGGTTCTGATAAataattcatcaaaaatttatcagAGATTTTGAGATATATCAATTATGTTTTGTACCTCCTTTTTTGACGTTAATCTATTAGTGATCCATCAGAAATTTCTGATGGATCATGTCCGTCAGAAAATTTCACTAGTGAAGCCCTTATTTCAAGTAGTGAGAAAAcaagagagaggaggaagaaaaaggagaacagggagagagaaaggagaagagagaggggcccagtGGTCGATCGCTAAAGGAAGGGATCCGTCAGAGGAGGCCTCAGTGCTCAAAGATTAGTGGGaggaaaaaaatttctcaaaccttct
This genomic window from Elaeis guineensis isolate ETL-2024a chromosome 13, EG11, whole genome shotgun sequence contains:
- the LOC105056506 gene encoding rust resistance kinase Lr10-like → MFLATYRATKPTRYSFADVKKMTKHFKHKLGQGGFGTVYKGELPNGIPVAVKTLIKSKGEGEDFINEVATVGRIHHANVVRLLGFCSEGTWRALIYEFMPNESLEKYIFDKRNKTDHQPLDIKKLQEIAIGIAQGIEYLHQGCSQRILHFDIKPHNILLDHNFNPKISDFGLAKLCSRDQSIITMTAARGTMGYIAPEIYCRNFGTVSYKSDVYSFGMLVLEMVGGRKNVDPEIEKTSEIYFPEWVYGQIVQGHDLGLVMQRNGVEEDIAKKLAIIALWCIQWNPMDRPSMTKVIHMLMENLESLEIPPTPFVSSTGQKNGV